A DNA window from Primulina tabacum isolate GXHZ01 chromosome 12, ASM2559414v2, whole genome shotgun sequence contains the following coding sequences:
- the LOC142520223 gene encoding uncharacterized protein LOC142520223, translating into MPKEVILEKLTLAMTKHIRPLYIKAHVNGKPVSRVLIDNSSAVNVLPVRMLKSMGKTEEDLIPTEVLVASFIAETTKTIGILPADVTVGSMLSLCAFFVVNSSANFQALVGRDWIHANQRIPSSMHQQLLFWKGDDVEVVEAD; encoded by the coding sequence ATGCCTAAAGAAGTGATACTTGAGAAACTTACACTGGCCATGACCAAGCACATAAGGCCGTTATACATCAAAGCCCACGTGAATGGGAAGCCAGTGTCTAGAGTTTTGATTGACAATAGTTCAGCTGTGAATGTTCTTCCAGTAAGAATGTTAAAAAGTATGGGCAAAACTGAAGAGGACTTGATTCCTACAGAAGTTTTGGTTGCTTCATTTATAGCGGAAACCACCAAGACCATTGGGATATTGCCCGCTGATGTTACTGTGGGGAGCATGTTGTCTTTATGCGCATTTTTCGTGGTAAACTCGTCCGCCAATTTCCAAGCGTTGGTAGGTAGAGATTGGATCCATGCAAATCAGCGCATCCCATCCTCAATGCACCAACAGTTGTTATTTTGGAAAGGGGACGACGTGGAGGTTGTAGAAGCGGATTGA
- the LOC142520224 gene encoding uncharacterized protein LOC142520224, which yields MEHIARFTIKCGELVNLENLNNLKFWLFPKSLTGTAFAWYASLPRNLVMSWQEMERQFHIQFYIIELEVCISDLSRVTQKKGESVISFIERFKRMKNRFKVFLPETEFVKMAKKGLDFELRKKFQGLDFRDFFDLAAKVAQYEELFREESYKKRTAMVSYYQEVEDVVFAEIQSAGSCTVPLIKKKSAEPEKQNNSQLPQDMQYTIDVSKTEEVFDFLVKGKFITFLHDHRMPPKEEQKFREYYRINNGIVKFPNKQEFMVVDDDPLPPVALVNVNVTDLRDLLNYKKADPLP from the exons ATGGAACATATAGCCAGATTCACCATCAAGTGCGGGGAATTAGTCAACTTGGAGAACTTAAACAATTTAAAGTTTTGGTTATTCCCGAAATCTCTAACTGGGACTGCATTTGCTTGGTATGCCTCACTCCCAAGAAATTtagtgatgagttggcaagagATGGAAAGACAATTTCACATTCAATTCTATATAATAGAGCTAGAAGTGTGTATTTCCGATTTGTCCAGAGTCACCCAAAAGAAAGGAGAATCTGTAATCTCTTTTATCGAGAGGTTCAAAAGGATGAAAAATAGGTTCAAGGTGTTTTTACCTGAGACCGAGTTCGTGAAGATGGCAAAAAAGGGGCTGGATTTCGAGTTAAGGAAGAAATTCCAAGGTCTAGATTTCAGGGATTTCTTTGATCTTGCTGCCAAAGTTGCTCAATACGAAGAACTGTTTCGGGAAGAGTCATACAAAAAGAGAACTGCTATGGTGTCTTATTATCAGGAGGTGGAAGATGTGGTATTTGCAGAAATTCAATCAGCTGGGTCTTGCACAGTTCCCCTAATAAAGAAGAAGTCGGCAGAACCTGAAAAGCAGAACAACTCCCAACTCCCCCAGGATATGCAGTATACAATTGATGTGTCAAAGACCGAGGAAGTTTTCGATTTCCTGGTAAAAGGAAAATTCATCACCTTCCTACATGATCACAGGATGCCACCCAAAGAAGAGCAGAAATTTCGAGAGTATT ACAGAATTAACAATGGAATCGTGAAGTTCCCGAACAAACAAGAGTTTATGGTGGTGGATGATGATCCTCTTCCCCCAGTAGCTTTGGTTAATGTGAATGTGACAGATTTGAGGGATCTTCTCAATTACAAAAAAGCCGATCCTTTGCCGTGA